The proteins below come from a single Procambarus clarkii isolate CNS0578487 chromosome 26, FALCON_Pclarkii_2.0, whole genome shotgun sequence genomic window:
- the LOC138368985 gene encoding spore coat protein YeeK-like isoform X2 yields MRILLIVILVFVAAAANAGKIYGGSRGYGVYGGFRGYYDNGGYPIYGYGGYPVYGYGRYRGHGRYQGHGGHHGHGGFGGYGGVYSGLTRVLRRRYGYGYGW; encoded by the exons atg CGCATTTTATTGATTGTGATCTTGGTGTTTGTTGCTGCCGCTGCTAACGCTGGCAAGATCTATGGTGGCTCGCGAGGATATGGTGTCTATGGAGGCTTCCGTGGATATTATGACAATGGAGGTTACCCTATATATGGTTATGGAGGCTACCCTGTGTATGGTTATGGTCGATACCGTGGCCATGGTAGATACCAGGGACATGGTGGACACCACGGGCATGGTGGATTTG GTGGGTACGGAGGTGTATACTCGGGTCTCACCAGGGTCCTGCGGCGCCGCTACG GTTATGGCTACGGGTGGTGA
- the LOC138368741 gene encoding glycine-rich protein-like, whose translation MEGRRRRVCVFIRPSTPALAITLATTRTLTTYTIMRFLWVMVVVAAMTGVDCHGGLIGGYGGLGGYGGLGYGGLGGFGGYGGYGGGYGGYGGHTIVLSKGFGSQGGYGGVGGYGGYGGYGGHGGFGGLGVGGFGHLGYGK comes from the exons ATGGAGGGCAGGAGGCGCCGCGTCTGTGTCTTTATAAGGCCCTCGACGCCTGCTCTCGCCATCACTCTCGCTACCACCCGCACCCTCACAACTTACACAATTATG CGCTTCCTttgggtgatggttgtggtggccgcGATGACTGGTGTAGATTGCCACGGTGGACTCATTGGTGGCTACGGGGGtcttggtgggtatgggggccttGGATATGGAGGCCTGGGTGGGTTTGGTGGCTATGGCGGCTATGGTGGAGGATATG GTGGCTATGGAGGACATACTATCGTACTCAGCAAGGGCTTCG GAAGCCAAGGTGGATATGGCGGAGTGGGAGGATATGGAGGATATGGAGGATATGGCGGCCACGGCGGTTTTGGCGGTCTAGGAGTTGGTGGATTTGGACATCTGG GCTACGGCAAGTGA
- the LOC138368985 gene encoding spore coat protein YeeK-like isoform X1, with translation MFCVLFQRILLIVILVFVAAAANAGKIYGGSRGYGVYGGFRGYYDNGGYPIYGYGGYPVYGYGRYRGHGRYQGHGGHHGHGGFGGYGGVYSGLTRVLRRRYGYGYGW, from the exons ATGTTCTGCGTTTTGTTTCAGCGCATTTTATTGATTGTGATCTTGGTGTTTGTTGCTGCCGCTGCTAACGCTGGCAAGATCTATGGTGGCTCGCGAGGATATGGTGTCTATGGAGGCTTCCGTGGATATTATGACAATGGAGGTTACCCTATATATGGTTATGGAGGCTACCCTGTGTATGGTTATGGTCGATACCGTGGCCATGGTAGATACCAGGGACATGGTGGACACCACGGGCATGGTGGATTTG GTGGGTACGGAGGTGTATACTCGGGTCTCACCAGGGTCCTGCGGCGCCGCTACG GTTATGGCTACGGGTGGTGA
- the LOC123757002 gene encoding uncharacterized protein — protein sequence MRCLMVLAFVVGVCYGGLIGSYGGHGLGLGHGLGGIGGYGGGFGGYGGGLGGYGGGLGGFGGYGGYGGGHSGGYGAEGGHTFVLSKSYGSHGAFGGKVGHGGFGLGGIKKFDQGGHAGLGGLKAGLGGLGAGLAGLGGYGK from the exons ATG CGTTGCCTGATGGTGCTAGCCTTTGTGGTTGGCGTTTGTTATGGAGGACTgattggtagttatggtggtcatGGTCTAGGCCTCGGTCATGGCCTTGGTGGGATTGGCGGATATGGTGGTGGCTTTGGTGGATATGGTGGTGGCTTAGGTGGATATGGCGGTGGCTTGGGCGGTTTTGGTGGCTACGGCGgctatggtggaggacacagtggAGGATATG GAGCGGAAGGAGGACACACGTTTGTGCTGAGCAAGAGCTATG GAAGTCACGGAGCATTCGGAGGCAAGGTTGGACATGGTGGATTTGGACTTGGCggaataaaaaaatttgaccagGGCGGACACGCTGGGTTAGGAGGCCTTAAAGCAGGCCTGGGAGGACTTGGAGCTGGCCTGGCTGGACTCGGTG GCTACGGTAAGTAG